Proteins from a genomic interval of Deinococcus ruber:
- a CDS encoding GNAT family N-acetyltransferase, producing the protein MTPDIREVSGSEVASVYAAMHELRGHRPPLASAQHFADWVEARSDEGYRLAGAFVDGEPEAAAVVGFRLMTLLYAGRTLYIDDLSTRSVYRGRGLGRALLAWVEAEARRLGCEELHLDSGVQRFPAHRLYLKDGFDITAHHFGKSLKDTP; encoded by the coding sequence TTGACCCCGGACATCCGGGAAGTAAGCGGTTCCGAAGTGGCGTCGGTGTACGCCGCGATGCACGAGCTGCGCGGCCACCGCCCACCGCTGGCATCGGCCCAGCACTTTGCCGATTGGGTGGAGGCCCGCTCGGACGAGGGCTACCGGCTGGCAGGCGCGTTCGTGGACGGCGAACCGGAGGCGGCGGCTGTGGTGGGCTTTCGCCTCATGACGCTGCTGTACGCGGGCCGCACGCTGTATATCGATGATCTGAGTACGCGCTCTGTCTACCGGGGGCGGGGTCTGGGCCGGGCGCTGCTGGCCTGGGTCGAAGCCGAGGCGCGGCGGCTGGGCTGCGAGGAGCTGCACCTCGATTCGGGCGTGCAGCGTTTTCCCGCGCACCGCCTGTACCTGAAGGACGGCTTCGACATCACCGCACACCATTTCGGCAAATCGCTGAAGGACACGCCTTGA
- a CDS encoding cupin domain-containing protein, translating to MNAHQVPFAAALDALTAQQRFAEVFVRGSLKVELYAPRGTDAQTPHLQDEVYIVQQGSGTYLCAGDHQRFGPGDLLFAAAGVQHRFLEFTDDLAVWVVFYGPDGGEQASTRTVMGQPHHEAQL from the coding sequence ATGAACGCCCACCAAGTCCCCTTCGCTGCTGCACTGGACGCTCTGACCGCCCAGCAGCGCTTTGCCGAAGTGTTTGTGCGCGGGTCGCTGAAGGTCGAGCTGTATGCGCCCAGAGGCACCGACGCCCAGACACCGCATCTTCAGGACGAGGTGTATATCGTGCAGCAGGGCAGCGGCACGTATCTGTGTGCAGGCGACCACCAGCGCTTCGGTCCCGGCGACCTGCTGTTCGCGGCGGCGGGCGTCCAACACCGTTTCCTTGAGTTCACCGACGATCTGGCGGTCTGGGTGGTGTTTTATGGCCCGGACGGCGGCGAGCAGGCCAGCACCCGCACCGTCATGGGACAACCCCACCACGAGGCGCAGCTTTGA
- a CDS encoding GNAT family N-acetyltransferase → MTLSDALTLRRAAAEDLPSIVPLFDAYRQFYGQPSDLPGAQAFLAERLSRGESVIFLAELDGRPAGFTQLYPLFSSVGMRRIWLLNDLYVAQGARRRGVSTALLNAARQHGTETGAARLMLSTATDNLAAQASYEAHGWQRDEGFYTYVLPLS, encoded by the coding sequence TTGACCCTTTCAGATGCTCTGACTCTTCGCCGCGCCGCCGCCGAAGACCTGCCCTCCATCGTCCCCCTCTTCGATGCCTACCGCCAGTTTTACGGTCAGCCGAGCGACCTTCCGGGGGCACAGGCTTTCCTGGCAGAACGCCTTTCGCGCGGAGAGTCGGTGATCTTCCTGGCTGAACTGGACGGCAGACCCGCCGGATTCACCCAGCTGTATCCGCTGTTCAGTTCGGTAGGGATGCGGCGTATCTGGCTGCTGAACGACCTGTATGTGGCGCAGGGTGCCCGGCGCAGGGGTGTGAGTACGGCGCTGCTGAACGCGGCCCGGCAGCACGGCACCGAAACGGGCGCGGCGCGGCTAATGCTGAGCACCGCCACCGACAATCTGGCGGCGCAGGCGAGCTACGAGGCGCACGGCTGGCAGCGCGACGAAGGCTTTTACACCTACGTCCTGCCGCTTTCCTGA